In a single window of the Fibrobacterota bacterium genome:
- a CDS encoding MotA/TolQ/ExbB proton channel family protein, whose product MFSVIYETWQQGGLVLIPIVAVGFWGFCLILSTYAELGAGLWRTNLNSLFEDVRGRLAAGDREAARRLASRAPKLVGYGLSLALDHGGLDEASLRRLLSEKLALALFQLERHLPLVRVMAAAAPLLGLLGTVSGLIHTFRTMTEYGNGNAVLLAHGISEALIATQSGLLLAIILILLGQRLEGRVHWLQNQVEYGISMMLNQIYYPKEGGAPWSRS is encoded by the coding sequence ATGTTCTCCGTCATCTACGAAACCTGGCAGCAGGGAGGCTTGGTCCTCATTCCCATCGTCGCGGTGGGCTTCTGGGGCTTTTGCCTGATCCTGTCCACCTACGCCGAGCTCGGCGCCGGCCTTTGGCGCACCAATCTGAACTCGCTCTTCGAGGACGTCCGCGGCCGCTTGGCCGCCGGCGACCGGGAGGCCGCGCGCCGCTTGGCCTCCCGGGCCCCGAAACTCGTCGGTTACGGTCTCTCCTTGGCTCTCGATCACGGCGGCCTCGATGAGGCCTCCCTGCGCCGCCTGCTCTCCGAAAAGCTGGCCCTGGCCCTGTTCCAACTCGAACGCCATCTTCCCCTAGTCCGGGTGATGGCCGCCGCCGCGCCCCTATTGGGCCTTCTCGGCACCGTCAGCGGGCTCATCCATACCTTCCGCACCATGACCGAGTACGGCAACGGCAATGCCGTGCTCCTGGCCCATGGCATCTCCGAAGCCCTCATCGCCACCCAAAGCGGCCTCTTGCTCGCCATCATACTCATCCTGCTCGGGCAGCGCCTGGAAGGCCGCGTGCATTGGCTGCAGAACCAGGTGGAATACGGCATCAGCATGATGTTGAACCAAATCTATTATCCCAAGGAAGGAGGGGCCCCATGGAGCCGTTCCTGA